Sequence from the Acidimicrobiia bacterium genome:
GACACTCCCAGCGCCGCCCACGGTGGTCGCCGCACGACACGCGTTGTCGACCAGGTTCGCGAGCACGCGCCACATCGTCAGCGCGTCGCCGGCCGCGAGCGTGGCGCGTCCGAGGCAGCGGACCGGCACACCGGATGCCGCCTGGTGCGCGCGGGCGACGTCGCGGGCGATCGCGGCGACGTCGCAGATTCGATCGCGCGCGTCCCCGGCGTCCGGCGCGAGCAACAGTGCGAGCCGATCGACCTCGAAGCTCGCGTCGCGCAGACACGCCACGGTGTCGTCGGGGAGCGCGGGATCACGTTCCAGTTGGGTGGCGAGCAGCGCGCGCACCGTCGCGAGTGCGAGTCGTGCATCGTGCGCGGCGCCGCGCCGTGTGAACCGGCGGTCGGGTGCGGTCCGGCGGTCGTCGTCCGGTGGTGTGGCCCTGCCCGCGCGTCGCGCGAGAGAGTTCCTGCCCTGCTCCATGTGCCCCGCCCTTCGCTCCTGCCCGGCGTGGCGAGCTCCACGCCGCCCGGGGGTGGCAACGCGCGCGCAGGCTAACAACGCGCCCGGAGGGCAACAACGGGCAGTCCTGCCCCGCGACTACCCCTTCTGCCGACCCGCCTCGTGCGAACCCGCGTGGTGCAAGCCCGCCTCGTCCGCCGCCCCGACGGGCGCGGACGGGGCCCGTGCCGGGCCCGCTATGCTGAATGTTTCCGCCGGCGGCCCGCTCGCGGCGGGAATGCAGCCGACCCTGGCTGCGTTTGACTGTGCTGGCCTCGCTTCGTAAGATGAGAGGTCCCGCCATCGGGAACCGCGGTCGGCCGCGGTCCGGTGCGAGCGGATTGACACGGACGCCTGTCGCCTCCCGAGCCACAGCCGGCGAGCGACCGGATGGGTGTCCGCCCGAGACGAGCCCGGCCGGGTCGGTCGCGGCCTCGTGACCTCGGGCAGCCGCTCCTTGAAAACGGAAGAGTGATTGCCAAAAGCCAGTGCGGGCGTCCGCGCCCTCGCTCACCGGTTCCCGGTGACGAGGCCGCGAGACGTCGTCGATTCATGCACGGTGGTGCGGTGCGCCGCGCCGACCGTGCCGGTTGCCGGAACGGGCGAGTGGCCCGGACCGGCGGCTCTCAACGGATCGGAGGCCGCGTCACCTCGGTGGCGAGGTCGAGATCT
This genomic interval carries:
- a CDS encoding ATP-binding protein gives rise to the protein MEQGRNSLARRAGRATPPDDDRRTAPDRRFTRRGAAHDARLALATVRALLATQLERDPALPDDTVACLRDASFEVDRLALLLAPDAGDARDRICDVAAIARDVARAHQAASGVPVRCLGRATLAAGDALTMWRVLANLVDNACRAATTVGGAGSVTVVVSTDDARSGVVVDVADTGPGFGSGWVPGVGIDVVTCLVEELGGSLDVDRGTGGTGTRVRIELPGVGDVSPAASDCVTA